From Staphylococcus delphini, one genomic window encodes:
- the lqo gene encoding L-lactate dehydrogenase (quinone) — protein sequence MPTQSEPKDIVIIGAGVLSTTFASMIKDLEPEWNLKLYERLDSPGVESSNERHNAGTGHAALCELNYTVKQPDGSIDIEKAKEINEEFEISKQFWSYLVKSKNIDTPKDFIHPLPHISFVRGKNNVQFLKDRYNKMKDFPMFDNIEYTEDIEVMRKWMPLMMQGRSASDIMAASKIDEGTDVNFGELTRKMAKSIEAHKNADVHYNHEVKDFNRRNDGKWEVTVVNRNTGESQVQLADYIFIGAGGGAIPLLQKTGIPESKHLGGFPITGQFLMCTNPDVIEEHGVKVYGKEPPGTPPMTVPHLDTRYINGRKALLFGPFASIGPKFLKNGSNLDLFKSVKPYNITTLLAAAVKNLPLIKYSIDQILMTKEGCMNHLRTFYPEAKDQDWELYTAGKRVQVIKDTEEYGKGFIQFGTEVVNSQDHTVIALLGESPGASTSVSVALEVLERNFAEYESEWTPKLQKMIPSYGQSLIEDVDLMRKTRQQTSKDLELNYYE from the coding sequence ATGCCAACTCAATCAGAACCAAAAGACATAGTCATTATTGGTGCCGGTGTATTAAGTACGACTTTCGCCTCAATGATTAAAGATTTAGAACCAGAATGGAATCTTAAATTATATGAGCGTTTAGATAGTCCAGGTGTTGAGAGTTCAAATGAACGTCACAATGCCGGTACTGGTCACGCTGCACTTTGCGAATTGAACTATACTGTAAAACAACCAGACGGTTCAATCGACATCGAAAAAGCAAAAGAGATTAACGAGGAATTTGAAATATCAAAACAATTTTGGAGCTATCTTGTAAAAAGTAAAAACATTGATACACCAAAAGATTTCATCCACCCTCTTCCACACATCAGCTTCGTACGTGGGAAAAATAACGTTCAGTTCTTAAAAGACCGTTACAACAAAATGAAAGACTTCCCAATGTTCGACAATATCGAATACACTGAAGATATTGAAGTGATGAGAAAATGGATGCCATTAATGATGCAAGGTCGTAGTGCAAGTGACATTATGGCTGCAAGTAAAATCGACGAAGGTACTGACGTTAACTTTGGTGAATTAACACGCAAAATGGCGAAAAGTATCGAAGCACACAAAAATGCAGACGTCCACTACAACCATGAAGTGAAAGACTTCAATCGTCGTAATGACGGTAAATGGGAAGTCACAGTGGTCAACCGCAATACGGGTGAGTCTCAAGTTCAACTTGCTGATTACATCTTCATCGGTGCTGGTGGCGGTGCGATTCCATTGTTACAAAAAACAGGTATTCCTGAAAGTAAACATTTAGGTGGTTTCCCTATTACAGGACAATTCTTAATGTGTACTAACCCAGATGTTATCGAAGAACACGGTGTGAAAGTCTACGGTAAAGAGCCACCAGGTACACCTCCAATGACTGTACCTCACTTGGATACACGTTACATTAATGGCCGTAAAGCATTATTATTCGGACCTTTCGCAAGCATTGGTCCTAAATTCTTGAAAAATGGTTCAAACTTAGATTTATTCAAGTCGGTTAAACCATACAACATCACAACTTTACTTGCTGCGGCAGTGAAAAACTTACCATTAATCAAATACTCAATCGATCAAATCTTAATGACTAAAGAGGGTTGCATGAACCACTTACGTACATTCTACCCTGAAGCAAAAGATCAAGATTGGGAATTATATACAGCGGGTAAACGTGTTCAAGTCATCAAAGACACTGAAGAATACGGTAAAGGATTCATCCAATTCGGTACAGAAGTGGTTAACTCACAAGACCATACTGTTATCGCATTATTAGGTGAATCACCAGGGGCTTCTACGTCAGTCTCTGTTGCACTTGAAGTATTAGAACGCAACTTTGCTGAATATGAGTCTGAATGGACACCAAAATTACAAAAAATGATTCCTTCATATGGTCAATCATTAATTGAAGATGTTGACTTAATGAGAAAAACACGTCAACAAACTTCTAAAGACTTAGAATTAAACTACTACGAGTAA
- a CDS encoding SE2200 family small protein, whose translation MKKLLVVATVLTAAFVALKRYQQHVNKAPNIEY comes from the coding sequence ATGAAAAAATTATTAGTCGTTGCAACTGTACTCACTGCTGCTTTTGTTGCTTTAAAACGTTATCAACAACATGTGAATAAAGCACCAAATATTGAATACTAG
- the lip gene encoding YSIRK-targeted triacylglycerol lipase has translation MEKFNKCNTFALRKLSMGVSSIMIASGLFIVAGQDGQAAENAQVADVQQQDITQKPQESNEAQIEVKQQDITQSQPQETKKVLGSSDSISLNDKPETSESPLVKQPAPSEKTTTDPTEVDHKKVSDTLPQRPPVTEKGNSKTMVSEKDTSQTAPTEKPELDPEFSVVDRQNKDKDLEEQTKPAQKPELDPEFSVVDQQNKDKNPKNKTEQQSKATEAPKKDVKPKPAEQTKKVVAPRSKATAQPARTTSHGQTQTTPAPTITDKVKSLVKSKFINRDPIIFVHGFSVLVGDNAPKGSNYWGGTKYKMIEDLRNAGYNVFEASVSAFGSNWDRASELYAYIKGGIVDYGAAHATKYGHERYGRTYEGILPNWHPGQRIHLVGHSMGGQTIRLLEQLLRQGDSEEIAYQKEHGGTISELFQGHHDNMVTSITTIATPHNGTVASDDLGNTEFIKRLLYEYNIFAGRKGQKIDYGLKQWGLAQREGETYAEYAKRVSNSPLFTSKDTALYDLTREGASILNARVDLNPDVYYKSYTGSATYETIFGTQIADPYMNIGHVLTGDLIGMTDDPAWRENDGLVSVISSQHPDDEAFENVDFNAPAVKGIWQVTPTLNGWDHTDFTGQDALDWHHPGAELQKFYHDLVEDLVRKEA, from the coding sequence TTGGAGAAATTCAATAAATGTAACACTTTTGCACTTAGAAAACTATCAATGGGTGTCTCTTCCATCATGATTGCATCGGGATTGTTTATCGTAGCGGGACAAGATGGACAAGCAGCAGAAAACGCACAAGTAGCAGATGTTCAGCAGCAAGACATAACTCAGAAGCCGCAAGAATCCAATGAAGCACAAATAGAAGTGAAGCAACAAGACATCACGCAATCACAACCTCAAGAAACGAAAAAAGTATTGGGTTCTAGCGATTCAATCTCTTTGAATGATAAGCCTGAAACCAGCGAATCGCCTCTAGTCAAACAACCTGCTCCTTCTGAAAAAACAACAACTGATCCAACAGAAGTTGATCATAAAAAAGTATCTGACACTCTTCCGCAAAGACCTCCAGTTACTGAAAAGGGCAATAGTAAGACAATGGTATCAGAAAAAGACACGTCGCAAACAGCCCCTACTGAAAAGCCAGAGTTAGATCCAGAGTTTTCAGTAGTGGACCGACAAAATAAAGATAAAGACCTAGAGGAACAAACAAAGCCGGCACAAAAGCCAGAGTTAGATCCAGAGTTTTCGGTAGTCGACCAACAAAATAAAGACAAGAATCCAAAGAATAAAACGGAGCAACAATCTAAAGCGACAGAAGCGCCAAAGAAAGATGTAAAACCAAAACCAGCTGAGCAAACTAAAAAAGTCGTTGCACCGCGTTCAAAAGCAACAGCCCAACCCGCACGTACCACTTCGCATGGGCAAACACAAACAACACCAGCACCAACGATTACTGATAAAGTCAAATCGCTAGTTAAATCTAAGTTTATTAATAGAGATCCGATTATTTTTGTACACGGTTTTTCCGTTTTGGTGGGGGATAATGCGCCTAAAGGTTCGAACTATTGGGGCGGAACGAAATACAAAATGATTGAAGATCTGCGTAATGCAGGTTACAACGTTTTTGAAGCAAGTGTGAGTGCATTTGGTAGTAACTGGGATCGTGCGTCTGAGCTATATGCTTACATTAAAGGTGGCATCGTCGATTATGGTGCGGCACATGCTACAAAATATGGTCACGAACGCTATGGTAGAACGTACGAAGGCATTTTACCGAATTGGCATCCTGGACAAAGAATTCATTTAGTTGGTCATAGTATGGGAGGCCAAACGATTCGTCTATTAGAACAGTTATTGCGTCAAGGAGACTCAGAAGAAATTGCTTATCAAAAAGAACATGGTGGCACAATCAGTGAACTCTTCCAAGGTCATCATGACAATATGGTGACTTCGATTACGACAATTGCTACACCGCATAATGGAACAGTGGCTTCAGATGATTTAGGCAATACTGAATTTATTAAACGTTTATTATACGAATACAATATCTTTGCTGGTCGTAAAGGTCAAAAAATTGATTATGGACTAAAACAGTGGGGATTAGCGCAACGTGAGGGAGAAACGTATGCGGAATATGCAAAACGCGTCAGCAATAGTCCTTTGTTTACATCTAAAGATACAGCGCTATATGATTTAACACGTGAAGGTGCAAGTATATTAAATGCCCGTGTCGATTTGAATCCTGATGTTTATTATAAATCTTATACAGGCTCAGCGACATATGAAACGATTTTTGGTACACAAATTGCTGATCCGTATATGAATATTGGCCACGTCTTAACAGGCGATTTAATTGGGATGACAGATGATCCAGCTTGGAGAGAAAATGACGGTCTCGTGTCAGTTATTTCATCACAACACCCTGATGATGAAGCGTTCGAAAATGTCGACTTTAATGCACCCGCAGTCAAAGGTATTTGGCAAGTGACACCAACATTAAACGGTTGGGATCACACGGACTTTACAGGTCAAGATGCACTCGACTGGCATCATCCAGGTGCAGAGTTACAAAAATTTTACCATGACTTAGTGGAAGATTTAGTACGTAAAGAAGCATAG